The following proteins come from a genomic window of Nicotiana tomentosiformis chromosome 12, ASM39032v3, whole genome shotgun sequence:
- the LOC138902347 gene encoding uncharacterized protein, producing the protein MVALAQAVETHKLKNRMGREGSNKARSAGNFGGSSGGGRLAFRGWSSGSSQSFAQSSVSAPPSGPKGIEVDSQKIAAVKNWPRPTTPTEIRSILGLTGYYRKFVEGFSTFASPLTKLTQNMVKFQWSDAYERSFQDLKSTLTKTPALTLPNGTNGLVVYFDASRIRPGCVLMQHVKVVAYASRQLKNHEKNYLRHDLEFATLAYQKLLAKEVHRLASLGVRLADSSERGVNVQNRAESSLVVEVKEKQYNDSLLTDVQAERTIQTLEDMLRACILDFKGRWDDHLPLIEFSYSNSYHASIQMAPFGDLYGRICRSPIGWFEIGEAELIGLDLVHHAMEKVKIINERLKIDQSRHKSYSDVCHRDLEFKEDDWVFLKVSPIKGVIRFGKKGKLSSKYVG; encoded by the exons atggtggcattaGCTCAAGCCGTAGAGACCCACAAATTGAAGAACAGAATGGGGCgagagggtagcaataaggcccggtccgcgggcaactttggtggttcttctggtggcggTAGGTTAGCATTTAGGGGATGGTCGTCAGGGTCTTCTCAGTCCTTTGCTCAATCTTCGgttagtgcaccgccatcagggccca aaggaattgaggttgattctcagaagattgcagctgtgaagaattggcctagacctactacacCAACTGAGATTCGCAGTATCTTGGGCTTAActggatattacaggaagtttgtggaggggttctctacctttgcctctccgttgactaaattgacacagaatatggtgaagttccaatggtcagatgcttatgaaaggagcttccaagatTTGAAATCGACGTTGACTAAAACACCAGCGTTGACTTTACCAAACGGTACAAATGGGTTAGTGGTATAttttgatgcttcaagaatcagaccagggtgtgtgttaatgcaacatgTCAAGGtggtagcttatgcttctaggcaactcaagaatcatgaaaagaactatctaagACATGACTTAGAGTTTGCGACATTG GCTTATCAAAAgttgttggccaaggaggttcatcggttggctagtctgggagttcgtcttgcggattctAGTGAAAGAGGAGTGaatgtgcaaaatagggctgaatcatcgcttgttgtagaagtcaaggaaaagcaatacaacgactcattgttg actgacgtgcaggcagagcggactattcagacgcttgaggatatgttgcgtgcttgtattCTTGACTTTAAGGGTAGATGGGATGATCACTTAccgctcatagaattttcctacagcaacagttatcatgctagcattcagatggcaccgtttggGGATTTATATGGTAGaatatgtagatctcccattggatggtttgagattggggaagcagaattGATAGGGTTGGACCTCGTTCATcatgctatggagaaggttaagatcattaatgAGCGGTTGAAAATTGACCAGAGTCGTCataagtcctattcggatgtttgtcatagggatttggagttcaaagaagatgattgggtattcttgaaggtttcccccataaaAGGTGTAAttcgatttggtaagaaagggaaattgagttcgaAGTATGTCGGATAG